From a single Opisthocomus hoazin isolate bOpiHoa1 chromosome 6, bOpiHoa1.hap1, whole genome shotgun sequence genomic region:
- the CRIP1 gene encoding cysteine-rich protein 1, with translation MPKCPRCQKEVYFAEKVTSLGKDWHRPCLRCEKCNKTLTSGGHAEHEGKPYCNHPCYAALFGPKGFGRGGAESHTFK, from the exons ATGCCCAAGTGTCCCCGCTGCCAGAAGGAGGTCTACTTCG CCGAGAAGGTGACTTCTCTGGGGAAGGACTGGCACCGGCCCTGCTTGCGATGCGAGAAGTGTAACAAGACCCTGACGTCTGGAGGCCATGCGGAG CATGAGGGCAAGCCGTACTGCAACCACCCCTGCTACGCTGCCTTGTTTGGGCCCAAAG GCTTTGGCCGGGGAGGAGCCGAGAGCCACACGTTCAAATAA